The genomic DNA ACTATCTGGAAATGTGAGTGAGCCTCCTCTTGTCCTCCTATTCACCTCTACTGCCCCCTTTTGGCCAATCATCACCAGTAACagtgaatgtctgcttaaatTAATACATTCTACACATTCAacatagtctggctatcaccatactaagcccaatcttttaagatttaacattagtctggggagtctgcgctttatttctacagcAGAAGAGGAGTGATCaaggcattgttcaaatgactgtatgcttttggatagtccttcaaccaatcagaccaacgatcggggtgcaccttttggagaagttagtttgtgattggacccagcagacgtagacaggaagcaggtgagataaatgtgcaggtttcaagcctgagctgcagggcgaaatccaaatcgccggcaaaTCAGGCAGGGTTTTAGCCTGGATACcacttcgcagagagtctggcctagatccattggcaaaaaaatgaaaaagtacCCGCACATTGTTGTTGCTGCTCCCGAAGTGATTTATTGACACAACGTTTCGACCAAAGCTGGTCTTTATCAGGTGTACAGGACTAAACGTTGTGTCAATAAATCACTttgggagcagcagcaacagtgtgctagcctggcatagccctccgtaagcttccgctcaattttcatatCCCTTATtagagggtttggtatgaccaggtaGTGTGCGGGtactttttaattttttcagTTTCCATTTTACCCTGCACCTGTAAAAAGTTGGATGTGCATGCACTCTCTGCAActctagatccattggcaaataCTTATTTCCTTGAAATCATTGGAGATTTTTCAAAACactcactaacgtttggtaatgaaaCATGACAACATTTATTTccttgaaatcattggagtttcttcaaaacactcactaacgtttggtacgCATGTTAACTGCGGGGGTGGGGGACGGGACGGGAAGTAATTGGTCTCAGGAACTCCCTCTATTTGCTGGTTGGTCTGGATTCCAGGAATCCAAAGTAAACGAGGGCAGATCAAGCTTTTCCAGACAGAGTACTGTAGGGTAAAGAAATTGAGCAGAAGTATGTAGACAGGCAGAGCCAGGCAAGCAGGGTTTATCCAGCCTACATTCAACATACAGCAGTTGCACTGTGATTTGAAATAACAAACTGCAATTACTGCATTGTATTGTAAGCCTCCACACCAAATTTGGGAACTGAGACATAATGTATGTTATGTAAATGAGGTTTCAACATTGACAAGCATCATTATAACATTGTAAGAGTGCCTCGTTCGTTTAATCTATGATGATTTGTCAAAAAGGTGTGTTATTTTTCATCCATACTGATCAGCTTACTGATTGACATCAGGGACACTTAATAGTCATTGTATTCACTCAGGCCCACCAAACTGGTGGTTTGCGCTAAACTGGATGATATGCTGTAGATTAGGCCTATAACAATTTAACATTAAATGACAACATAGCCGTtttcataaaataaaatgtgtcaTAAAATATTGTTGTCAAACATAAAGAAATCCAAATCATGTCACTTGAGCTATCTTGATGTTCTTTGCCTTGTTTGGTAAAGTCTCCACCCTCTCTTGTTTAAACACTAACTTCCTCCCTTGTCATAACATTCTGGTTCAACATTAGCTCTGACAAAACCCATGGGTAATGATACTATATGGACCTCACAACCTTTTTGTTCTCATGGCCTTCCTTAAAAGAAATCGCACTGAATAACAATattttcaaatggatattttgcCATACATCCATATGTGTAAAGTAAAGGCAGCAATTAGGCTTCTTTCAGACTGCAGTCATGATTAGGCTGCTGCACAATGTGAACATGATCAAGTGAAATCGTGTAGGCCTATCTTCTGTCGATTAAAACCAGTTCTGCTGATAGAAAAAGGGTTCTAAAACACTTTGCAACGGGAACGTACTGTGCTCTGAAACCCGGAAATGTCACGACTTGTGAGTACTGTACAATGAACAGAACAGATAGTCTTGCAGAACAATCTCTCACTCTTGTTTGTTGGAGCGTCATGAAGAAGAACCAGATTAACGCCTCTTAGCTAGTTTTTTTTTCGGCATAGATGGGACATAAATGCGCTATCCATAATCTGACGGCGAAGCAGTCTATCGCCAAGGCTATTCTACTGTAGCCTTAATGTTTCAGGCCTCGTATTTATCATGAACCTACCGAGGAATGGGAATTAGCTAATCCTTTTTATTGGAATAATTCGTCACAATATCCCTGTGTAGGCTAAATAGGTTTTACGCATAGTGTCAGCGCATCTACTTTTATCTGACCAAGTCTAATAGAAAGTCAGTTCAGGATCCTCCCCTTCGtcgtcataaaaaaaaaaaaacgctgtgACTAGTCCACCCACAATGTTATTCACTTGAGCATTTAAAcgaaaacacaacaaacactctTCTTGACACGACCGAGTAGGCTAATTGTCACATGCATTACGCATTACATGCGCACAATTTAAATCCGGGTTTTTGTGGATTGTATAATTTAGCCTAGTGAGTTCAACAGCGACGGAGGAGATTGAAAGTGAAAAACACTTTGATCTGGAGGAGAATACGCACATCCAAATTGGCTTACAGTAGGATAATAGCGTCTCTGAATATGTGGATGCTGCACaccttttattttgtgtgtctgactgcTCTATCTGCAGGATTGCCGGACACGTCTATAAATTGTAAGTTGACTGCAGCATATCATCTATTTGTCTAATTTGTCATGTTTGTTATTTGTCTTGAAATACGAAAGTGATAGTAATTGTTTCTTGTTTTTTCCAAGTTGTCCGGTTGGAGTTCAGAATTCTGATaagcaaacaacaaacattTGAGGAGAACATTTACATATATTACGGAACTTCAGGCACACCCAATGGCAGCAGAGATGGTCGTCCGGCTTCGCTCAGCAATAGCAGTTCATCCCTACGCGATGCTCTACTGATTTTTACGAATCGTTTCAACAATACAGGTAACTTAAGACTtatttatatagatatatcTTGCTGGGTGATATTTCTGTCATGCTCATGCTGGCAGTTCTGCTGACAGGTTGATTATATTCCCCAACAGAAAACCACACTTATAAGCGTTGTCGAGAGTGCAAATTCATCGGACACCGGTTGATACATGTATCTGACCAGATCATGCACAATGGGAAAGAGTTTTTGTCTCTGAATCAAACAACGGACACCTGGACAGCCTTGGATCGGCAGGCCCTCTCCTTGAAAGAGGCGTTGAACCGCGACTCTGAACGGACTGTGCAGGACAGGATGCGTTTTCAGGAGACTTGCGCTGAGCTGCTGAAGGAACTTACTCAGTCGCACTCTGCTCTAGAAGGTAGGCGTGACTGTAGCCTACTCGTGTTGCTGTCGCTGTAAATGCAGGGTAGGACTGTAGTCCATAGCAACGAAATGCACCTGCAGTCAACATTTTTAAAAGTTAAAGTTGCAGGCTTCTAATTCGCACTGCTTGTGAACATGCTCTTGCAGTCAGACTGTA from Sardina pilchardus chromosome 2, fSarPil1.1, whole genome shotgun sequence includes the following:
- the LOC134069048 gene encoding uncharacterized protein LOC134069048, producing MWMLHTFYFVCLTALSAGLPDTSINFVRLEFRILISKQQTFEENIYIYYGTSGTPNGSRDGRPASLSNSSSSLRDALLIFTNRFNNTENHTYKRCRECKFIGHRLIHVSDQIMHNGKEFLSLNQTTDTWTALDRQALSLKEALNRDSERTVQDRMRFQETCAELLKELTQSHSALEVSAAVLAPLLAGLLLFGMVLLSCILAKQGVKGSAHPAGGVLGSIGHYPAPTSDVVREPILQPSLSKAHLLSNMP